DNA sequence from the Verrucomicrobiota bacterium genome:
TCGATCCTTTCGTGGGATTCTTCCATGTGGACCGGCCGAATCGGCCCTCGCTGGCGCTCGACCTGATGGAGGAGTTCCGTCCGTGGCTGGCGGATCGGCTGGCCATCACCTTGATTAACCGCCAGCAGGTCGGCCCGCAACATTTCAACCCGCGCGAGGGCGGCGCGGTCGAGTTCACCGAAGCGGGCCGCAAGCTCGTCATCAAGGCTTACCAGGAGCGGAAGCAGGAGAGCTTGACCCATCCGTTACTGGACCAGAACCTGCGCGTCGCCCAAATGCCGTTTGTTCAGGCCCGGATTCTGGCCCGGCACCTGCGCGGCGACCTGGCCGATTATTTGCCTTTCGTCCCCAAATGACAGCTCTGGTTTCGATCAGGAGGCGCACCCAGGAGCACCTCCTTTCCCATCCGATGGGAGAGGGAAGGGGCGAAGGCTGGGTGAGGGCCCGATTTAACGACGTAACGATTCAACTCATTTAACGAGCACCATGTTAATCCTGATCACTTACGACGTGTCCACAGTCGAAAAAGCGGGCCACCGCCGGCTGCGTCGAGTCGCCCAGGCTTGCGAAGATTACGGAACTCGAGTCCAAAAGTCCGTCTTCGAATGCCAGGTTGGACAAAAGGAATGGGCGCGGCTCCGGGACCGGTTGCTCCGTGAGATCAACGCGGACGAAGATTCGCTTCGGTTTTATTTCCTGGATGAAAAGGCCGTAGCCCGAACTGAGCACCACGGCGCCGCCAAGCCCGTGGATCTGACGGAGCCGTTAATCCTATGACGTGGCTTCCGCGAACCCCAAGTGCCGGCTCCGTCGCCGACATCTCGCGCACGCCTGGAACTTCAATCAGGGCAACCATTTTCCGCTGTTCTTTGACAACCGAATCGCATCGCGCGCCGGGAAGCTCGCCACGTTCGCGAAAATCAGCTAACAACACTTTGCGGTGCTGCCGCTTGGCAGCCCCGCTGTCGCCCCGCGCGCGAGCGCGGGGCGCGGATTGAAACGCAACACACGTGGCAATCTGGGCGGACGAGAATGGTCGCCCCGCGCGCGA
Encoded proteins:
- the cas2 gene encoding CRISPR-associated endonuclease Cas2, which translates into the protein MLILITYDVSTVEKAGHRRLRRVAQACEDYGTRVQKSVFECQVGQKEWARLRDRLLREINADEDSLRFYFLDEKAVARTEHHGAAKPVDLTEPLIL